In Prunus dulcis chromosome 1, ALMONDv2, whole genome shotgun sequence, the following are encoded in one genomic region:
- the LOC117636600 gene encoding BAHD acyltransferase At5g47980-like has product MAQEMKIEIVKKETIKPSSPTPHNLKSFKLSLLDQLSPVAYGPLVLFYPNNVSEVTLTEERSHQLKKSLSEALTRFYPLAGRIKDNLFIECNDEGAVYVEARVNALLSNFLDQPNLEILKLLLPIKVESPEAATGCLLLVQASFFECGGLAIGVCMSHKLADASTLSTFIKVWAATALGLGHTVVPDFSAATRYPPRDFSAQSPAAAMEMKIVKRVTKRFVFDGPKMRALKAKVTSGSVQRPTRVEAVTGLIWNCARKASKLSSGISKLSMVSQSVNIRKRVVPRLPQTSIGNLVGYYTAMAEESGIELNSMELVSRLRKGMVEFNEIHSKRLQGDIVFEAICEYFKEIENIMRRDDINLFICTSLCNFGIYEIDFGWGKPIWVNIPFDILKNFASLIDTKEGDGVDAWISLSEEDMALFERDPELLAFASLNPNVFGPVTRRSSL; this is encoded by the coding sequence ATGGCCCAGGAGATGAAAATTGAGATTGTCAAGAAGGAAACCATAAAACCATCTTCCCCAACTCCCCACAACCTCAAAAGTTTCAAGCTCTCTCTTTTAGATCAGCTTTCTCCTGTAGCATATGGTCCTTTGGTTCTTTTCTACCCCAACAATGTCAGTGAGGTTACATTAACAGAGGAAAGGTCGCATCAGCTAAAGAAATCACTCTCAGAAGCCTTAACTCGCTTCTATCCACTTGCTGGAAGAATAAAAGATAACCTGTTTATTGAATGTAATGATGAGGGGGCTGTCTATGTTGAAGCTCGAGTCAACGCCCTTCTGTCGAACTTCCTCGATCAACCCAACTTGGAAATACTAAAATTGCTTCTTCCCATTAAGGTTGAATCCCCTGAAGCAGCCACAGGGTGCCTGCTGCTTGTTCAAGCCAGTTTTTTTGAGTGTGGAGGATTGGCCATAGGTGTGTGCATGTCACACAAGCTTGCTGATGCATCAACTTTGAGCACATTCATCAAAGTTTGGGCTGCCACAGCTCTTGGCCTTGGTCACACTGTGGTACCAGATTTCAGCGCAGCAACCCGATACCCGCCTAGAGATTTCTCAGCACAGAGTCCTGCAGCTGCCATGGAGATGAAGATAGTCAAGCGTGTCACAAAGAGATTTGTGTTTGATGGTCCAAAGATGAGAGCTCTTAAAGCTAAAGTCACTAGTGGAAGTGTGCAGAGACCTACAAGAGTTGAGGCTGTAACAGGCCTCATTTGGAATTGTGCAAGGAAGGCGTCAAAACTAAGTTCAGGGATTTCCAAGTTATCAATGGTGTCACAATCTGTCAACATACGCAAAAGGGTTGTGCCACGATTGCCACAAACCTCAATTGGAAACCTTGTGGGGTACTACACTGCAATGGCAGAGGAGAGTGGAATAGAGTTGAACTCCATGGAATTGGTTTCTCGACTGAGGAAGGGGATGGTTGAATTTAATGAAATCCATTCCAAGAGATTGCAAGGGGACATTGTGTTTGAAGCTATATGCGAGTATTTTAAGGAGATAGAAAACATTATGAGAAGAGATGACATAAACTTGTTTATCTGTACAAGTTTATGCAACTTTGGAATATATGAGATTGATTTTGGGTGGGGAAAGCCAATTTGGGTGAACATACCTTTTGATATACTCAAGAATTTTGCTAGTTTGATTGACACAAAGGAGGGTGATGGAGTAGATGCATGGATAAGTTTAAGTGAGGAAGACATGGCCTTATTTGAACGTGACCCGGAACTTCTTGCTTTCGCTTCTTTAAATCCAAATGTATTTGGACCTGTAACAAGGAGATCTTCTCTTTAG
- the LOC117616398 gene encoding putative ABC transporter C family member 15 translates to MDISLEIFNVVFFVVLLTWVLLDIMRRRRDGSSLIHRAGRGCEVFALVTIFSNALISIFYLGFGVYEYWGGGRNVSCKSIFSGMTWILATVVTFYAKNRTHSEQNRWPWVLIIWWIFACSFYLLYVCLYLITHFISIDLPHILLKANIVDFASFPLSILLCFNAFSYDAQKKNDLKQPLLEKEDEAPPENTDTYANAGIWSKATFQWLNPLFRRGRIQKLELPHIPYVPPSERAKNASSVLDESLRKQKMEDSSLSKAIMQAIGKSLAINAVFAGVNTASSYVGPFLITNFVNYLLEKHDNSSIHHGLILAFTFFIAKTLESLSQRQWYFGAQVIGVRVRAALTLLIYQKSISIKYSCPSNGKIVNLINVDVERIGDFCWYIHGVWLLPVQVFLALAILYRNLGAAPSAAALLSTILIMICNTPLAKMQKWLHSKIMEEKDSRIKVTSEILKNIRVLKLHSWEPTFLKKLLQHRETERNLLKRYLYTSSAVVFLFWASPTLVSVTTFGVCIILNTPLTIGTVLSALATFRILGEPIYNFPELISMITQTKVSIDRIQEFVQEDQMKLIPCHDSKVSNVTVVLEPGEYAWKTSEQDLKTPTIKITEKIKIMKGSKVAVCGSVGSGKSSLLLSILGEIPKISGAGAKVYGTKAYVSQSAWIQTGTIRENVLFGKEMNRGCYEDVLEICALDHDVNTWADGDLTVVGERGMTLSGGEKQRVQLARAVYSDSDVYIFDDPFSAVDAHTGTHLFKKCLLQHLSMKTVIYATHQLEFLEAADLVLVIKDGKIAESGKYEDLIADPNGELVRQMSVHKKSFDQVNTCQQDNRRPHQVNLIKVSEEKEAINNGNLSEKSHEEEAETGRVKWRVYSTFVTSAYRGALVPVILVCQVLFQGLQMGSNYWIAWGTEKEDRVSKERLMWVFALLSAGSSIFILGRAVFLATIALQTAQRLFLGMITSVFRAPISFFDSTLSSRILSRCSTDQSTVDTDIPYRLAGLVFALVQLISIIILMSQVAWQVFILCLGVFALSMWYQAYYITTARELARMVGIRKAPILHHFSESIAGAGTVRCFNQEDRFMMKTMDLIDDYSSIVFHNYGTMEWLSVRTNFLFNLVYFIVLIILVSLPRSAIDPSLAGLAATYGLNLNVLQAWVIWNTCNVENKMISVERILQFTKIPIEAPLVIEDSRPVPEWPMAGKIEIENLRVQYNPALPTVLKGITCTFPGGKKIGVVGRTGSGKSTLIQALFRIVDPSGGQILIDGVDISKIGLQDLRSRLSIIPQDPTLFQGTMRTNLDPLQQHSDQELWEVLNQCRLAEIIRQDQRLLDTPVAEDGENWSVGQRQLVCLARVLLKKRKILVLDEATASIDTATDTLIQQTIRKETSGCTVITVAHRIPTVIDNDLVLVLDEGRVSEYDSPARLLEDSSSAFSKLVEEFLRRSSMNKGL, encoded by the exons ATGGATATCTCGCTGGAGATTTTTAATGTAGTGTTTTTCGTAGTGTTATTGACGTGGGTTTTGCTAGATATTATGAGACGAAGAAGAGATGGCAGCAGTTTGATACATAGAGCAGGCAGAGGATGTGAAGTTTTTGCTTTGGTTACCATTTTTTCAAACGCCTTAATCTCAATTTTCTACCTTGGTTTTGGCGTTTATGAGTATTGGGGTGGTGGTAGAAATGTAAGTTGTAAATCAATCTTCTCTGGCATGACTTGGATTTTAGCCACCGTAGTTACATTCTACGCCAAGAACAGAACTCACAGTGAGCAGAATAGGTGGCCTTGGGTCCTCATTATTTGGTGGATCTTTGCCTGCAGTTTTTACCTACTTTATGTGTGCCTTTACCTCATCACTCACTTCATATCCATAGATTTGCCACATATTCTTCTGAAGGCTAACATAGTCGATTTcgcttcttttcctttgtcaaTACTCCTTTGCTTCAATGCTTTTAGCTATGATGCGCAGAAAAAAAATGACCTTAAGCAACCATTACTTGAGAAGGAAGATGAAGCTCCACCTGAAAACACTGATACTTATGCGAATGCTGGAATTTGGAGCAAGGCTACATTTCAATGGCTGAACCCACTTTTCAGAAGGGGTCGAATCCAGAAACTAGAATTACCTCATATACCATATGTTCCTCCCTCAGAAAGAGCAAAAAATGCTTCCTCTGTGCTCGATGAATCACTTAGGAAACAGAAGATGGAAGACTCTTCATTGTCGAAAGCCATAATGCAGGCTATAGGAAAATCATTAGCTATAAATGCTGTTTTTGCAG GAGTCAATACGGCTTCATCATATGTTGGTCCATTCCTAATtacaaattttgtaaattatttaCTTGAAAAACATGACAATTCAAGCATCCACCATGGACTGATTCTTGCGTTCACATTCTTCATTGCTAAGACATTGGAATCATTGAGTCAGAGACAGTGGTACTTTGGTGCTCAAGTAATTGGTGTACGAGTACGAGCAGCTCTCACATTGTTGATTTACCAGAAATCTATCTCCATCAAGTATTCTTGTCCAAGTAATGGTAAAATTGTTAATTTAATCAATGTGGATGTAGAAAGAATTGGAGACTTCTGCTGGTACATTCATGGTGTTTGGTTGCTCCCAGTTCAGGTGTTTTTGGCCTTGGCTATCCTTTACAGGAATCTTGGGGCCGCCCCCTCTGCTGCTGCTCTTCTTTCCACAATTTTGATCATGATATGCAACACACCTTTGGCCAAAATGCAAAAATGGCTTCACTCCAAGATCATGGAAGAGAAGGATTCAAGAATCAAGGTAACATCAGAGATTCTGAAGAACATCAGAGTTTTAAAGTTGCACTCATGGGAGCCTACATTCTTGAAGAAGCTGCTTCAACACAGGGAAACTGAGAGGAATTTGCTGAAGAGATACCTTTATACAAGCTCAGCAGTGGTCTTTCTCTTCTGGGCTTCACCAACTCTAGTCTCAGTTACCACTTTTGGTGTATGCATAATACTAAACACACCCTTAACAATAGGTACGGTATTGTCTGCTTTAGCTACGTTCAGAATTCTAGGAGAGCCTATCTACAACTTCCCAGAGCTCATTTCCATGATTACTCAGACAAAAGTATCTATTGATCGTATCCAAGAGTTTGTCCAAGAAGATCAAATGAAGCTGATACCTTGCCATGATTCAAAAGTATCCAATGTCACGGTTGTTCTTGAGCCAGGAGAGTATGCATGGAAAACAAGCGAGCAAGACTTAAAGACACCTACAATTAAAATAACGGAGAAGATAAAGATTATGAAAGGATCCAAGGTTGCAGTTTGTGGCTCTGTTGGTTCTGGCAAGTCAAGCCTACTACTCAGTATACTTGGTGAGATTCCCAAAATTTCTGGGGCAGGAGCAAAGGTTTATGGAACAAAAGCTTATGTTTCACAAAGTGCTTGGATTCAAACTGGAACAATAAGGGAGAATGTGTTGTTTGGCAAGGAAATGAATAGGGGCTGTTATGAGGATGTTTTGGAAATTTGTGCTTTGGACCATGATGTCAATACGTGGGCAGATGGGGATTTGACTGTAGTGGGGGAGAGAGGGATGACTCTAAGTGGGGGAGAAAAGCAAAGAGTTCAACTTGCAAGAGCAGTCTACAGTGATTCAGATGTTTATATTTTCGACGATCCTTTCAGTGCTGTTGATGCACATACAGGAACACACTTGTTTAAG AAATGTCTCTTGCAACACTTGTCCATGAAGACTGTCATCTATGCTACCCACCAATTAGAATTCTTAGAAGCAGCAGACCTTGTCTTG GTAATTAAAGATGGCAAAATTGCTGAGTCTGGAAAATATGAGGATTTGATTGCGGATCCCAACGGTGAGCTCGTCAGACAAATGTCTGTAcataaaaaatcatttgacCAAGTTAACACATGCCAACAAGATAACAGAAGACCTCATCAAGTTAATCTAATAAAGgtttcagaagaaaaagaggctATCAACAATGGGAACCTTTCAGAAAAAAGtcatgaagaagaagcagaaacTGGTCGAGTGAAATGGCGTGTTTACTCAACCTTTGTAACTTCTGCTTATAGAGGTGCTCTTGTCCCGGTCATCCTTGTCTGTCAAGTCCTCTTCCAGGGACTACAAATGGGCAGCAATTACTGGATTGCTTGGGGAACAGAGAAAGAAGACAGGGTCAGCAAAGAGAGGTTGATGTGGGTGTTTGCTCTGTTATCTGCTGGGAGTTCCATCTTCATTTTGGGAAGGGCAGTTTTTCTGGCAACTATTGCTCTTCAGACTGCTCAGCGTCTCTTCCTTGGAATGATTACTTCAGTTTTCCGAGcaccaatttcatttttcGACTCCACGCTTTCTAGTCGAATCCTTAGTAGG TGTTCTACGGATCAAAGCACAGTAGACACGGACATTCCATATAGATTAGCTGGATTGGTATTTGCCCTCGTCCAGCTAATAAGCATCATCATCCTTATGTCTCAAGTGGCCTGGCAAGTCTTCATTCTTTGCCTTGGCGTTTTTGCACTCTCCATGTGGTATCAA GCTTATTACATTACCACCGCCAGAGAACTCGCCAGGATGGTTGGAATTCGAAAGGCTCCAATTCTACATCACTTTTCAGAATCAATCGCAGGTGCAGGAACAGTTCGTTGTTTCAATCAAGAAGACCGTTTTATGATGAAAACAATGGACCTGATTGATGATTATTCCAGCATAGTCTTTCACAATTATGGCACGATGGAATGGCTGTCTGTTCGGACCAATTTTCTGTTCAACCTTGTTTACTTCATTGTTCTTATCATCTTGGTCAGCCTGCCTAGGTCTGCCATTGATCCTA GTTTGGCAGGTTTGGCTGCTACTTATGGTTTGAACCTAAATGTTCTGCAAGCTTGGGTGATATGGAATACATGCAATgtagaaaacaaaatgatatCAGTGGAGAGAATTCTTCAGTTCACAAAGATACCAATTGAAGCACCACTAGTGATTGAAGACAGTAGACCAGTTCCTGAATGGCCAATGGCAGGAAAAATTGAAATCGAAAACCTTCGTGTGCAATATAATCCAGCTCTCCCAACTGTTCTCAAAGGGATCACTTGCACCTTCCCTGGAGGGAAGAAAATAGGAGTCGTAGGCAGGACAGGGAGTGGAAAGTCCACTTTGATCCAAGCGCTCTTCAGGATAGTGGATCCCTCAGGAGGGCAGATTCTTATTGATGGTGTTGATATTTCTAAGATAGGTCTGCAGGACTTAAGGTCAAGGTTGAGCATTATTCCACAAGACCCAACTTTATTTCAAGGAACCATGAGGACCAATCTGGATCCTTTGCAACAACATTCTGATCAAGAACTCTGGGAG GTTCTGAATCAATGTCGACTGGCGGAGATCATTAGGCAGGACCAAAGGCTTCTTGATACACCAG TTGCTGAAGATGGAGAAAACTGGAGTGTTGGACAGAGGCAGCTTGTTTGCCTGGCCCGAGTGCttttaaagaaaaggaaaattctcGTCTTGGATGAGGCTACAGCTTCTATTGATACAGCAACAGATACTCTAATTCAGCAgacaataagaaaagaaacgaGTGGATGCACTGTGATCACTGTGGCTCACCGGATTCCTACGGTTATCGACAATGACCTGGTTTTAGTTCTTGATGAAG GCAGGGTTTCAGAGTATGATTCTCCAGCTCGGTTACTTGAGGATAGTTCTTCTGCATTCTCCAAATTGGTTGAGGAATTTTTGAGGAGATCTTCCATGAACAAGGGCCTATAG
- the LOC117616407 gene encoding BAHD acyltransferase At5g47980-like has protein sequence MTTAMEIGIIARENIKPSSPTPTHLKTFKLSLLDQMVPPTYIPLLLFYPTSDHHRARQLKKSLSETLTRFYPFAGTIKDNAFIECNDNGACFIEARVSCLLSHILNEPDHEVLKQLLPINFESPEEGRGCVLHVQANYFKCGAIAIGMCLSHKIADAATLTTFIKTWAATASGIGDESVVVPLFNAVSMMPLKDISIAPPAFEIKQHKSVTKRFVFHSSKIAALKAKVTNNSVSAEVEHPTKVETLAALIWKCAMKASRANLGISTRPSALYQNVNIRNRVLPPVPNESIGNFVGSFIARTSEAETELHGLVAELRKGILQFCKNAKSVPLIEDISVILKPQIEAIGLLCRDDVDFYACTSWCRFQVYEAADFGWGKPMWVTSANPTCKNMVILLDTKDGDGIECLVRLTEEDMKVFECDQELLAYASLNPSVFKTG, from the coding sequence ATGACAACAGCTATGGAGATTGGTATTATTGCTAGAGAAAACATCAAACCCTCCTCTCCAACCCCCACTCACTTGAAAACCTTCAAGCTTTCCCTTTTGGATCAAATGGTTCCCCCCACTTACATTCCACTGCTGCTCTTCTATCCCACAAGTGATCATCACAGAGCCCGGCAGCTAAAGAAATCACTATCGGAAACTCTAACTCGCTTCTATCCATTTGCTGGAACAATCAAAGACAACGCCTTTATCGAATGCAATGACAATGGGGCATGCTTCATTGAAGCTCGAGTCAGCTGCCTACTTTCACACATTCTCAATGAACCTGACCATGAGGTGCTAAAACAATTGCTGCCTATCAACTTTGAGTCCCCAGAAGAAGGCAGGGGATGTGTTCTGCATGTTCAAGCCAACTACTTTAAGTGTGGTGCAATAGCTATTGGCATGTGCCTTTCCCACAAGATAGCTGATGCAGCCACATTGACCACATTCATCAAAACCTGGGCTGCCACTGCTTCTGGGATTGGTGATGAGAGTGTGGTAGTTCCTCTGTTCAATGCAGTGTCAATGATGCCACTGAAAGACATCTCGATAGCCCCGCCAGCTTTTGAGATCAAACAGCACAAGTCTGTGACAAAGAGGTTTGTATTTCATTCCTCAAAGATTGCTGCTCTTAAAGCCAAGGTTACTAATAATTCTGTGAGTGCTGAAGTTGAACATCCTACAAAGGTGGAAACTTTAGCTGCCCTGATTTGGAAATGTGCAATGAAGGCCTCAAGGGCCAATTTGGGGATTTCAACTAGGCCATCAGCGTTGTACCAAAATGTGAACATTAGAAACAGAGTTTTGCCCCCTGTGCCTAATGAGTCTATTGGGAACTTTGTTGGGTCCTTCATTGCTAGAACATCGGAGGCTGAGACAGAGTTACATGGGTTGGTTGCTGAATTGAGGAAAGGGATTCTGCAATTTTGCAAGAATGCAAAAAGCGTTCCGCTGATTGAGGACATTTCGGTAATTTTGAAGCCTCAGATAGAGGCTATAGGCTTGTTGTGTAGGGATGACGTGGACTTCTATGCCTGCACCAGTTGGTGCAGGTTTCAGGTATATGAAGCTGCAGATTTTGGGTGGGGAAAGCCAATGTGGGTGACTTCAGCTAACCCAACATGCAAGAATATGGTAATTTTGTTAGATACTAAAGATGGTGATGGAATAGAGTGTTTGGTAAGATTGACAGAAGAAGACATGAAAGTGTTTGAGTGTGACCAAGAGCTGCTTGCTTATGCATCTTTGAACCCAAGTGTCTTCAAAACTGGTTGA
- the LOC117616423 gene encoding stemmadenine O-acetyltransferase-like, translating to MKIEVEVITKETIKPSSPTPHHLHHHQLSFLDQLAPHAYVPFLYFYEFNGSTNIHQISNLLKTSLSKVLTQYYPFAGRVRNNLFVHCQDQGIPFSEVKVKTHLLSDVITNPCLSELHKLLPFKLDEVTETALGVQLNVFECGGIAVGLCISHRIADGLSCFTFVNNWAAASNCGPGNKNSIVGPDFSAASIFPPRNMDGYLGFPITKIKTKMFVFDVSKVEALRSRYEQSIKVSKTQKRPSKVEALSAFLWDIFVLSRPRERAQTLYAVVYIMDLRSRFKPPLPQHTFGNYYRAAMCHGPHVQGPIQGSTRWIDHAGPLSPYVQIRCTVVGRSSWWMLVGDIVGGWC from the coding sequence ATGAAGATTGAAGTTGAAGTAATCACCAAAGAGACAATCAAACCATCTTCTCCAACCCCTCAccatctccaccaccaccagctcTCCTTTCTGGATCAATTAGCACCCCATGCCTACGTTCCTTTTCTCTACTTTTATGAATTCAATGGCTCCACAAACATCCATCAAATCTCCAACCTCCTCAAGACTTCTCTATCCAAAGTCTTGACCCAATACTACCCTTTTGCTGGGAGAGTCAGAAACAACCTTTTTGTTCACTGCCAAGACCAAGGCATCCCATTTTCTGAAGTTAAAGTCAAAACCCATCTGCTCTCTGATGTCATCACCAACCCTTGCCTCTCTGAGCTCCACAAACTGCTGCCATTCAAGCTGGATGAAGTCACAGAAACAGCCCTTGGTGTCCAGCTCAATGTGTTTGAATGTGGAGGAATTGCTGTGGGGTTATGCATCTCACACAGAATTGCAGACGGCCTCTCATGTTTTACATTTGTGAACAATTGGGCAGCTGCTTCTAATTGTGGACCGGGGAACAAAAATTCTATTGTGGGTCCGGATTTTTCTGCAGCTTCAATTTTCCCACCAAGAAATATGGATGGGTATTTAGGGTTTCCTATCACCAAGATCAAAACCAAGATGTTTGTGTTTGATGTGTCAAAGGTTGAGGCTTTGAGATCAAGATATGAACAGAGCATCAAGGTCTCAAAAACCCAGAAACGGCCATCAAAAGTTGAGGCCTTGTCTGCTTTTTTATGGGACATCTTTGTTTTGTCAAGGCCTAGGGAAAGAGCTCAAACGTTGTACGCAGTTGTTTATATCATGGATCTTCGTTCCAGGTTCAAGCCACCTCTGCCTCAGCATACTTTTGGAAATTATTACAGGGCTGCCATGTGTCACGGCCCGCATGTTCAAGGCCCAATTCAAGGCTCAACCCGTTGGATTGATCATGCTGGACCTCTTAGCCCATATGTCCAGATTCGTTGTACCGTAGTTGGTAGAAGTAGTTGGTGGATGTTGGTGGGTGACATAGTTGGTGGATGGtgttag